One genomic segment of Coraliomargarita parva includes these proteins:
- a CDS encoding sialate O-acetylesterase: MGSIFVRTGDTAESLNLESLVDTTVRFHPAFTDHMVLQRDVPVRVSGQSMPHSAVSVTLGEIRVQGESDETGHWQLMLPPLAASAEHCELTLESAGQRVALHDVLVGEVWFCSGQSNMEFELRRVHGAENVLPLADNPQLRLLNVTKNASEQMLDELHGQAWVLCTPETASDFSAVAYYFGRELQERLDVPVGVIHASWGGTRIESWMSRESLEANSCVKEQMVAYDKLLADSHANRIMGVCQRPPQLEGDPLNSPGRQLGWGAPEFSVEDWPQMELPTQWQNKGYQQSGVFWFRRDVEIPADWVGHDLQLSLGAIDKSDVTHWNGTPVGSTPISMTSYREPRFYTIPASQVRAGRNTIAVRVRSEFFDGGMTGPAEAITVSCPGIADASPLPLAGLWRFQVENDYGYRSPYAPTELFNGMIAPYLDYTIRGVAWYQGESNKSDPLEYEVLLKAFIADLRERWGCGALPVLIVQLVHGTPPSLYEPNSGFAAIREVQQSVAENMSSVQLISAMDIVEYSDAYHPSIKEPVGKRLAIGAMSLVNGLPENPEGPAMKAIYRVSSSLRVVFDNKGSSLKTNDGAATAKGFVLAGPDGVFHPAEGKIEGNSVLVNCPEVPEPRALFYAWADNPICNLYNEAGYPASPFRWISAAASF, from the coding sequence AGCGGTCAAAGCATGCCGCATTCTGCAGTCAGCGTTACGCTGGGCGAGATCCGAGTGCAGGGCGAGTCCGATGAAACCGGCCACTGGCAGCTCATGCTGCCCCCGCTGGCTGCCTCCGCCGAACACTGTGAACTGACTCTGGAAAGCGCCGGGCAGAGGGTTGCCCTTCACGATGTGCTCGTGGGCGAAGTTTGGTTCTGCTCCGGACAGTCGAACATGGAATTCGAGCTGCGGCGTGTGCATGGAGCGGAAAACGTTCTGCCCTTGGCCGATAATCCGCAGCTGCGTTTGCTCAATGTGACGAAAAACGCTTCCGAACAAATGTTGGACGAACTCCATGGGCAAGCGTGGGTTCTTTGCACGCCGGAAACGGCGAGTGACTTTTCGGCGGTTGCCTACTATTTCGGCCGAGAGTTGCAGGAGCGCCTTGATGTGCCCGTGGGTGTAATTCACGCCTCTTGGGGGGGCACGCGTATTGAGTCTTGGATGAGCCGGGAGAGTCTTGAAGCCAATTCCTGCGTCAAAGAACAAATGGTGGCCTACGACAAGCTCCTGGCAGACTCGCACGCCAACCGCATTATGGGTGTGTGCCAGCGGCCACCTCAGCTTGAAGGCGATCCGCTCAACAGCCCTGGCCGCCAATTGGGCTGGGGTGCCCCCGAGTTTTCCGTCGAAGACTGGCCGCAGATGGAACTGCCCACGCAGTGGCAGAACAAAGGTTACCAGCAAAGCGGCGTGTTCTGGTTCCGCCGGGACGTGGAAATCCCCGCCGACTGGGTGGGGCACGACCTGCAACTTTCTTTGGGAGCGATCGACAAATCTGATGTGACCCACTGGAACGGGACACCGGTGGGCTCTACTCCGATAAGTATGACCTCCTATCGGGAACCACGGTTCTACACCATTCCCGCCTCGCAGGTGCGTGCCGGACGTAACACTATCGCAGTCCGTGTGCGCAGTGAGTTCTTTGACGGCGGCATGACCGGTCCTGCTGAGGCAATAACAGTCTCATGTCCAGGTATCGCCGACGCTTCTCCCTTGCCCCTAGCCGGATTGTGGCGCTTCCAGGTGGAAAACGATTACGGCTATCGCAGTCCGTATGCTCCCACGGAACTCTTCAACGGCATGATCGCGCCCTACCTCGACTATACCATCCGCGGTGTTGCCTGGTATCAGGGCGAAAGCAACAAGAGCGACCCTCTTGAATACGAGGTTCTGCTCAAGGCTTTCATTGCAGATTTGCGTGAGCGCTGGGGGTGCGGCGCACTCCCCGTTCTCATCGTTCAGCTCGTGCATGGAACCCCTCCCAGTTTGTATGAGCCCAACAGTGGCTTCGCTGCGATTCGCGAGGTTCAACAGTCAGTCGCGGAAAACATGAGTAGCGTTCAACTGATCTCGGCGATGGACATCGTCGAATACTCTGACGCATACCATCCCAGTATCAAAGAGCCAGTCGGCAAACGTCTGGCCATAGGAGCGATGTCGCTTGTCAACGGCTTACCGGAAAACCCGGAAGGCCCCGCCATGAAGGCCATATATCGCGTGTCTTCGAGCCTTCGCGTTGTTTTTGACAACAAAGGCTCTTCCTTGAAAACCAATGACGGTGCGGCCACCGCTAAAGGCTTTGTCCTCGCGGGCCCCGACGGCGTCTTTCATCCAGCCGAAGGAAAAATCGAGGGCAACAGCGTTCTGGTCAACTGCCCCGAAGTCCCCGAGCCAAGAGCCCTCTTCTATGCCTGGGCCGACAATCCTATCTGTAACCTATATAATGAAGCCGGTTATCCTGCCTCTCCCTTCCGCTGGATATCTGCTGCCGCTTCTTTCTGA
- a CDS encoding purine-cytosine permease family protein — translation MSNTPPEETTTSHAGAEEYERRPVPGNALLRFKSFIGMYAGEHTAGTELMIGPLFVAAGVSASDVIGGLFIGNLLAVLSWVFLTAPIATRMRLTLYYQLEKICGRQPVVLYNLANGVMFCFLAGSMITVSATAVGVWFNFPMPGLNDLYPNSVGWVLAVGAIGVAIAFVAAFGYRMVARMANIAAPWMVLVFIAFGLVSLKEFIDVTGTEIQSASDLWALAQTHLWKGGDPLPGQVKFTFWHVTFFAWFANMAMHVGMSDLTVLRYAKKSWYAIASSGGMYLGHFLAWLAASLLFALQIHLDPSNTSVLPGPMANKACGIAGLLCVIIAGWTTANPTIYRAGLAFQAIMPSKSRFAVTIGTGLLATVAAMFPAIAMKLLGFVALYGLILMPMGAVIFVDFWLAKRMGFESFYAEKSGLSFNWPPFLAWVLTLVICILLVKFAGIQIFFVSLPGWFIAAGLYVGLSKALQKKTESEVLHA, via the coding sequence ATGAGTAATACCCCTCCGGAAGAAACGACCACCAGTCATGCCGGTGCCGAAGAATACGAGCGCCGCCCGGTCCCTGGGAATGCGCTACTACGTTTTAAGAGCTTCATCGGCATGTATGCCGGTGAGCACACTGCAGGCACTGAGCTCATGATCGGTCCGCTTTTTGTGGCGGCCGGCGTGAGCGCCTCCGATGTGATCGGAGGATTATTCATTGGCAACTTGCTCGCGGTATTGAGCTGGGTGTTCCTGACCGCGCCGATCGCGACGCGGATGCGGCTCACGCTCTACTACCAGTTGGAGAAAATCTGTGGTCGCCAGCCTGTGGTGCTCTACAATTTGGCCAACGGGGTGATGTTCTGCTTCCTCGCTGGCTCGATGATCACGGTGTCGGCGACGGCGGTGGGGGTCTGGTTTAATTTTCCTATGCCGGGGTTGAACGACTTGTATCCTAACAGTGTCGGCTGGGTGCTGGCTGTGGGCGCGATTGGCGTGGCCATCGCCTTTGTGGCGGCCTTCGGCTATCGGATGGTAGCGCGGATGGCGAATATCGCGGCACCTTGGATGGTGCTGGTCTTTATCGCCTTCGGTTTGGTCTCGCTGAAAGAGTTTATTGATGTGACCGGAACCGAAATTCAATCGGCATCCGACCTATGGGCTTTGGCGCAAACCCACTTATGGAAGGGGGGCGATCCCTTGCCCGGCCAAGTGAAGTTCACTTTCTGGCATGTTACCTTCTTTGCCTGGTTTGCCAATATGGCGATGCACGTGGGCATGTCGGACCTGACTGTTTTACGTTACGCCAAGAAGTCCTGGTATGCGATTGCGTCATCGGGTGGCATGTATCTGGGGCACTTCCTGGCTTGGCTGGCGGCTTCGCTGCTGTTTGCGCTTCAAATCCATCTGGATCCTTCCAATACCAGTGTGTTGCCCGGGCCGATGGCGAACAAGGCTTGCGGTATCGCGGGCCTGCTCTGCGTGATTATCGCGGGCTGGACGACTGCGAACCCGACTATCTACCGTGCGGGTCTGGCCTTCCAAGCGATCATGCCAAGCAAGTCGCGTTTTGCGGTGACGATTGGAACCGGACTACTGGCCACAGTGGCTGCGATGTTCCCCGCGATTGCGATGAAGCTGCTGGGCTTTGTCGCCCTTTACGGATTGATCCTTATGCCCATGGGGGCGGTGATCTTCGTCGATTTCTGGTTGGCCAAGCGTATGGGCTTCGAGTCGTTCTATGCGGAAAAGAGTGGATTGTCTTTTAATTGGCCGCCGTTTCTAGCCTGGGTGCTGACCCTCGTCATCTGCATTTTGCTGGTGAAGTTCGCCGGTATCCAGATTTTCTTTGTCAGCCTACCGGGCTGGTTTATCGCGGCGGGCCTGTATGTCGGCCTGAGTAAAGCTCTTCAGAAGAAAACGGAAAGTGAGGTCCTCCATGCGTAA
- a CDS encoding family 78 glycoside hydrolase catalytic domain, which produces MTVASLGWQANAAEVKLEPAAKVAVRDEAPNIAEKMQVINLRTQYERNPLCVDEAKPQLSWELLSPVRGARESAYQVLVASSRELLDRDEGDCWDSGKVSGDASRVRYGGHPVIAPKVAYWKVRVWNKLGEASGWSEMASWGGGMPESAWRNAQWISGEGRWDREEAPSPWFRKTFELPFTATRAMAYVAVAGYEELYVNGRKVGSDVLSPAVSDDRKRVFYVVYDITSFLQEGQNAVGIWAGRGWFISPLSPRVRFFARIESAQGEVMELTSDEGWKTTASPYTSVGTYGFGRFGGERYDARLEQPDWALPDFDDSSWGTPQKVAAPSGALEVQPCPLNRIGKTIEAVSCEPGEEGAYKIDFGTNLSGWLRLEIPALPEGNQVEFVCSDGKGKYNQKDTYISSGQPGVFQNKFSYHGFRYVTVKGLPREPRLNEAQAFLVESDLEEAGSFACSNELLNRIHDLHAWTYRCLDLGGYTVDCPHRERLGYGADGQAIIETGVHNFWVPAFYRKWLDDWILSQNPETGAVPNTVPSKWGGGGPAWGAMLNIMTWRLYQYYGDLQVLERSQEAMRKYLEFLESHSPDNLMQPYGKQKWDFLGDWVAPERGMENNGANWPSIEAICFFNDCYRIYLWQIQEKTATLLGDEEEAVHCRERIAAIRSSAHEAYFNEEGSYYALDEQPYLVMPLMTGVPPESARAQVEDRLIERIRIHAQNHVETGILGTWFLIEYLQENGRDDILFDIATQETYPGWGYMLAQGATTMWEQWNGYGTQIHACFVSLDRWFYQGIAGIRPEEPGYRKILIKPAVVGDLTWAKARVHSVYGWIESSWKRDGKHLSLDVTIPANTTARVLVPGLPGSIREGDVAAKSAEGVRYLEEVPGGVAYEVASGCYHFTSILDER; this is translated from the coding sequence ATGACAGTCGCAAGCCTTGGATGGCAGGCAAACGCTGCGGAAGTCAAACTTGAGCCCGCAGCGAAAGTAGCCGTTCGAGATGAAGCCCCGAACATCGCAGAAAAGATGCAAGTGATCAATTTACGGACACAATACGAACGCAATCCGCTTTGTGTCGACGAGGCGAAGCCGCAGTTGAGTTGGGAGTTGTTGTCTCCGGTCCGTGGGGCTCGGGAGAGTGCCTATCAGGTGCTGGTTGCGTCGAGTCGGGAGTTGCTGGATCGTGATGAGGGTGACTGCTGGGACAGCGGCAAGGTCTCTGGGGATGCAAGCCGTGTGCGCTATGGAGGGCATCCGGTGATTGCGCCGAAGGTGGCTTATTGGAAAGTCCGTGTCTGGAACAAACTAGGCGAGGCCTCCGGTTGGAGCGAAATGGCGTCCTGGGGTGGGGGCATGCCGGAATCGGCTTGGCGGAATGCCCAATGGATTTCAGGCGAAGGCAGATGGGATCGTGAGGAGGCGCCTTCACCCTGGTTTCGCAAAACTTTCGAACTGCCCTTCACGGCTACCCGGGCGATGGCCTATGTCGCCGTGGCTGGCTACGAGGAACTCTATGTCAATGGACGGAAGGTCGGAAGCGATGTCCTGAGCCCTGCGGTATCCGATGACCGCAAACGCGTGTTCTATGTGGTTTACGACATCACCTCATTCTTGCAGGAGGGACAGAATGCGGTGGGTATTTGGGCGGGCCGGGGCTGGTTTATCAGTCCGCTGAGCCCGAGGGTCCGTTTCTTTGCCCGGATCGAATCCGCTCAAGGAGAGGTCATGGAACTGACTAGTGACGAGGGCTGGAAAACCACCGCGAGCCCTTATACCTCGGTTGGGACATACGGATTTGGGCGCTTTGGCGGGGAACGCTACGATGCTCGCTTGGAGCAGCCGGACTGGGCTCTGCCAGATTTCGACGACAGCTCATGGGGAACGCCGCAGAAAGTTGCTGCCCCTTCGGGGGCCTTGGAAGTGCAGCCGTGCCCGCTGAACCGGATCGGCAAAACCATTGAGGCAGTGAGTTGCGAACCGGGCGAAGAGGGTGCCTACAAGATCGATTTCGGGACCAACTTGTCCGGGTGGTTGCGGCTCGAGATTCCGGCGCTGCCGGAAGGTAACCAAGTTGAGTTCGTATGTTCCGATGGTAAGGGCAAATACAATCAGAAGGACACTTACATTTCCTCGGGGCAGCCTGGGGTCTTTCAAAACAAGTTCAGCTACCACGGCTTCCGTTATGTGACCGTCAAGGGCTTGCCGCGGGAGCCGCGCTTGAATGAGGCCCAGGCCTTCCTGGTTGAGAGTGACCTGGAGGAGGCCGGTAGCTTCGCGTGTTCCAACGAACTGCTCAACCGTATCCACGACCTTCACGCATGGACCTACCGCTGTCTGGACTTGGGGGGCTATACGGTTGATTGTCCCCATCGTGAGCGTCTGGGATACGGGGCGGATGGGCAGGCAATCATCGAAACGGGCGTTCATAACTTCTGGGTGCCAGCCTTTTACCGCAAATGGCTGGACGACTGGATTCTGTCGCAAAACCCGGAAACCGGAGCGGTTCCCAATACGGTGCCTTCGAAATGGGGCGGCGGTGGGCCAGCTTGGGGTGCAATGCTCAACATAATGACGTGGCGGCTTTATCAGTATTACGGCGACCTGCAGGTTCTGGAGCGCAGCCAAGAGGCTATGCGGAAATATCTCGAGTTTCTGGAGTCTCACAGTCCGGACAACCTCATGCAGCCTTACGGCAAACAGAAATGGGACTTTCTGGGCGACTGGGTGGCCCCCGAACGGGGGATGGAAAACAATGGTGCCAATTGGCCATCGATTGAAGCAATCTGCTTTTTCAACGACTGCTACCGTATCTACCTCTGGCAAATTCAGGAAAAGACAGCGACGCTTCTGGGCGACGAGGAGGAAGCCGTGCATTGCCGGGAGCGGATCGCAGCCATCCGTTCCAGCGCACATGAAGCCTATTTCAACGAAGAAGGGTCCTACTACGCGCTCGACGAGCAGCCATACTTAGTGATGCCTCTGATGACCGGGGTTCCCCCCGAGTCAGCACGCGCACAGGTTGAGGACCGCTTGATCGAGCGTATCCGCATCCATGCCCAGAACCATGTCGAAACCGGCATTCTCGGAACGTGGTTCCTTATTGAATATCTGCAGGAAAACGGCCGGGACGATATCCTGTTCGACATCGCCACTCAGGAAACGTATCCGGGTTGGGGTTATATGCTGGCGCAGGGAGCGACCACCATGTGGGAGCAGTGGAATGGCTACGGGACGCAGATCCACGCCTGCTTCGTTTCCCTCGACCGGTGGTTTTATCAGGGAATCGCGGGCATTCGCCCCGAGGAGCCCGGTTACCGCAAAATTCTCATCAAGCCGGCCGTCGTGGGGGATCTGACCTGGGCCAAGGCCCGCGTCCATTCGGTTTATGGTTGGATTGAGAGTTCCTGGAAGCGCGACGGCAAGCACCTGAGCCTGGATGTGACTATCCCGGCCAATACCACGGCCCGCGTGCTGGTTCCCGGGCTTCCCGGTAGCATTCGCGAGGGGGATGTCGCAGCGAAAAGTGCCGAGGGCGTGCGCTATCTGGAAGAGGTCCCGGGCGGCGTCGCCTACGAAGTTGCTTCAGGATGCTATCACTTCACCTCCATTTTGGACGAGCGTTAG
- a CDS encoding sugar-binding domain-containing protein: MKEPQTNTFRTKLSLDGIWQFRVEKAEDDPREWGGGFDSNRLVAVPASFNEQFTDYETFNHMGKVWYAREFEVPQSLAGQHLELYFSAVNYIADVYLNGEHLGRHETGYTPFSFGLGSVLQAGTNTLVVCVDCELTPETVPQGGFDKAAIPGLTSPFRPSVNFDFFPYSGIHRSVYLCATPTERLLSVYIDPEIEGADGLLQIRGTVTAGVESVSVRSIESGECEQFTVSEDGAFEGLLRIPDARLWGIYKPELYHLEFESSNNGEVVDRYTQRCGIRTVRVEGDQLLLNGEPIYLTGFGK, from the coding sequence ATGAAAGAACCTCAAACGAATACATTTAGAACGAAGCTCTCACTCGACGGGATATGGCAGTTTCGTGTCGAAAAAGCCGAAGATGACCCCCGGGAATGGGGCGGGGGATTTGATTCGAACCGGTTGGTCGCGGTTCCGGCGAGTTTCAATGAGCAGTTTACCGATTATGAAACCTTCAACCACATGGGGAAGGTTTGGTATGCCCGTGAGTTTGAAGTACCGCAGTCGTTGGCCGGTCAGCACTTGGAGCTGTATTTCTCCGCCGTCAATTACATCGCGGACGTTTATTTGAACGGGGAGCACCTCGGACGTCATGAAACGGGCTATACACCGTTTTCCTTCGGTCTGGGTTCCGTGCTTCAGGCGGGGACTAATACCTTGGTGGTTTGTGTGGATTGTGAATTAACACCAGAGACCGTGCCGCAGGGTGGTTTTGACAAGGCCGCGATACCGGGTTTGACCTCGCCCTTTCGGCCGAGTGTCAATTTCGACTTTTTCCCCTATAGCGGGATCCATCGATCGGTCTATCTCTGCGCAACGCCGACGGAGCGGCTTTTATCAGTCTATATCGACCCTGAGATCGAGGGAGCCGATGGCCTGCTTCAAATCAGGGGGACAGTCACTGCCGGGGTGGAAAGCGTTTCCGTGCGCTCAATCGAGAGTGGTGAATGCGAGCAATTTACTGTGAGCGAAGATGGTGCGTTTGAAGGCCTTCTGCGTATTCCCGATGCACGTCTTTGGGGAATATATAAACCGGAATTGTATCATCTTGAGTTCGAATCGAGCAACAATGGCGAAGTCGTGGATCGCTACACGCAACGTTGTGGCATTCGAACGGTTCGTGTGGAGGGCGACCAGCTGTTGTTGAACGGAGAGCCGATCTACCTCACCGGCTTCGGAAAGTGA
- a CDS encoding SGNH/GDSL hydrolase family protein → METEQIPKNKLMREPIEWLRVWVPDSNQTEIRVPRVLLVGDSIVAAYGQKVADVLMDEVSVAWVGTSRFPADPAYLNEIKLVLEYTRFDAIHFNNGLHGFGYSEESYAAHLGRIVRELIGHTPGAKWMLCNSTPVRVADQLDQYHTRNEHVKVRNQSMAELAHELSVPMTDLYSVMKDHPEFYSNDGTHFNEDGQKVQGEVVAKAIRKTCL, encoded by the coding sequence ATGGAAACAGAACAAATACCAAAAAATAAATTAATGCGTGAGCCTATAGAGTGGCTGCGTGTTTGGGTCCCGGATTCCAATCAAACCGAGATTCGTGTTCCGCGCGTTCTGCTCGTGGGAGACTCGATTGTCGCGGCCTATGGGCAGAAAGTTGCCGATGTGCTGATGGATGAGGTTTCAGTGGCCTGGGTGGGCACCTCACGTTTTCCTGCGGATCCTGCCTATCTTAACGAGATTAAGCTGGTTCTGGAATATACGCGCTTTGATGCGATTCATTTCAATAACGGCCTGCACGGCTTCGGTTATTCGGAGGAATCCTATGCCGCGCACTTGGGGCGTATTGTCCGCGAACTGATAGGGCATACTCCGGGAGCCAAATGGATGTTGTGCAACAGCACCCCGGTACGCGTGGCGGATCAGTTGGATCAATATCACACACGGAACGAGCACGTTAAGGTTCGTAATCAGAGTATGGCTGAACTGGCCCATGAGCTTTCAGTCCCGATGACAGACCTTTATAGCGTAATGAAAGATCACCCGGAATTCTACAGTAACGATGGTACGCACTTTAATGAAGACGGGCAAAAAGTGCAGGGGGAAGTCGTCGCGAAAGCCATACGTAAGACATGTCTGTGA